The Sulfurimonas aquatica genomic sequence TTCATATGAAGTAATTTAGTAATCTCATCAGCAACTGATTCTATAGAACGACCAAAAAGCAACTCGCAGCGTTTATAAGATCCAAAGATATTCATTAAAACAGGTTCTTCAAACTTTTTATCATTTTTTTTATCTACTACATTTGTAAAAAGAAGTGCTTTACCTCCATCTTTTTTCTTTACTTCTGCATAAGCTAGGTGAGGAATTTCTAGATATATATCTAATTCATCTTCTATTATTCTTATTTCATCATTTTCTTTTAAAAGGTTTATAGTTTTTTTCATGCATCCAACTCAATAATTTTCGCGATTGTAGCATATAATGACTAAGTCTATAAAAAATCTAACTTTATTTTTTGTTCATAAAGTACATCAATAAAAGAATCAAGAGCATAATTACAAATCCAAATAGAGATGACAACATTATAGTATTTTTGTCATTCTCAATAAGTTCATTAACTTTTTTACTCGGTATAGCTAATAAATGCATTCCTACAATATTATTATTAACATCAATAATATCTTTATATACAAACATATACATGTTGCTAAAATAGAATTTGTTACTTCTAAGTATATTAAAATCTATTTTCCTTGACTCTTCTAAAAAGTCCTTATTAAAATATTTTGATGAAACTTTATAATTTTCCATATCTGGTGACGTAGTAAGATACTTTGCAATATTAAGATATGACTTATCCATCAATAACAAGTATTGATTTCCATGCTTTTCAAACTGTGCAGGCACCTGATTAAATTGTTGAATAAACTCTATTGATCCAAGATATACACCATCATCTTCAATCGGGAGTAATGTTCTCAAAGTAAGCCCAATACGTCCAATTTCAAATGCAAAAACAGATTCTTTTGTATCATGTACTTTTACAACTGTTTTCCTAAAGCCACTTAAATCATCTCCATACTTATTAAGTTTCCAGTGTCTAATAAAAGATTTCATATCAGCAGTGTGAATATGGATCTTTAAGTTTTTTATGTTAGTTTTAGCTTTATATTCAGCTACTATTTTATTCAACTCTTTTATGGCGATGCTTCTATCATGCTTTTTTAATGAGTTTATGATTTTAGGATTTTCAGAGATAGTGGTTAAAACTACAAAACCTATATCTTGTGCATACCTCTCTTCAATTTGAAGATCATTTAATAAGTTAGATGAAAACTTTGATATAGCATTGTCATAAGCACTAGTAATACTCTTTTGTGCAAAAAAAACTATGACGATACTTAAGAGTATAAAGGTGATGAGTATGAGGATATTTCTCAGTAGCATGGGATTCCAAATATTAAATTTTGAGAATCTTAGCTTAAGAGTGTAAAGAAAGTATAAATTATAATCTTTGTGGCATTTCTTCTTTAAAGGCAGTTTTTTCTGCATTTATCAGTAGTTCTAAAGCTCCATTATCTATCATTTTTTTTGCAAGTTCATTACCTAAATCTTGACTCTCATCTATAGCTCTAATGACTTTTTCTTGCATAATATTTGTACCATTAGGAAAACCTAACATGGTTCTAAAAACTATATTATTACCATCAATTACTGCGTTACATGCAACAGGAGCAGAACATCCAGCTCCTATCTTAGAGATAAAGTCGCGTTCAATTTGTGTGCATATAAATGTATTTTCATCTTTTAAACTATTCGCAATCTCACGAATCTTTTCATTACCAGTTACTATTTCTATTCCAAGAGCTGCTTGTCCCATAGGAGGGATCATCATATCTAGGGAGAGCTTATCTGTGTATGGAATATCTTTTAAAAGGTCAAGGCGATTAAGACCTATCCAAGCTAAAATAATTGCATCATATTGGCCTTCACTCAACTTTCGAAGTCTCGTATTTACATTACCTCTTAAATCTTTAACCTTTAAATCAGGTCTTTTTTTTAGAAGTTGCATACGACGTCTTAGACTTGTTGTTCCAACTACTGCATCCTGTGGCAACTCATCTAAAGATGCATATTTATGAGATAAAAAGACATCGCTTTGATCTTGTCTTTTTGTTACTGCAACAAGTTCTAACCCTTCAGGTATATATGTAGGAACATCTTTTAAACTATGTACTGCAATATCAGCGTTTCCAGCTAACATCTCATCTTCAAGTTCTTTAGTAAAGTGACCTTTACCACCAATTAATGCCAGTGGTTTATCTAAAACTTTATCACCATTACTTACTATCTTATTTAACTCGACACTAACCTCAGGATAACTCGTTTCTATTCTATCTTTTATATGATAAGCTTGCCAAAGTGCTAGTTGTGATGTTCTTGTTGCTATTGTTAATTTTGTCATTAATTATATTCTTTATTTTACAGTTTGGTATTTTTTCTTTGTTTTATCTACTTTGTCATCAAAGTAAACTGTTGGCGTTCCAGCAACCATTACACTATTAGCAACATCTAAATCAAACTTTACCTGTTCTTCTATCTCTTTAGGAAGTAAATCTTCAGGTTTAATATTACTTCCAACTGCTTTGTTAAAAGCTGCTAAAACTTTTTTAATGTCTTTTTCGTTGGAATCAATCTTGATGTTGTACATCTTAAGTACTACATCTTTAAAACCTTTATGTTCAGCTGCTACTGCTGCTCTAACTATAGGCACTGCTGCTGGGTGTAAACGCGGGAGAGGAAAGTGATAGTAGTATATAGCAAACTTTTCAGGTCTTTTTTTCATCTCTTCTATCGCTTTTGGAACAAAACTTCTGCAAAATGGGCATAAAGGGTCTGAAAAAATTGCAACTCTATGCTCAGCATCTACATTTCCATAGATAAGATTTTCTTTTGAATAGTATGCTGGCTTAAAATTTGGTTTTACAAGGTCAGCTAAATTTTCACCTGAGTTCATACTTGTAAGTTCTTTTGTGATGATATCACCATTTGAAAACCAGATCATTTTTTGCTTTATGAGGTTCTTTGGATCTTTTTTTATAACTGCTTCAACATCAACTATATAAGCATTCCATCCTTTTAAATTCTCAAGTGCTTTTACTTCATCAACTGCAACTTTAACAGATTTTAGATTTGGATTATCTCCAAATTCATCACTTAAGTAATCTTCAACTTTTTTACTTGTTGTAGTCGCGTTTGCAAAACTACTTAATAGAAGGGTTATCGCTAATAATTTCAACATCAATGACATCTGAATCCTTTTTTATATTATATTGTTCTTTATAAGAACTGTTACACTTTCCTGATTTTACATTATATCGGTTAACAATTAGACTTGTAAAAGTACTCAACTGCATTAAAAGACCTAAAATATCCGTTAAAAAACCAGGTACGATTAAAAGTATAGCTCCAAATAGAGTAAAGAGGTTTAACCTTTGAAATTGCTCAAGATCAATACAGTTATAAGAGACTGCCGTCATATTTTCAACTAATGTTTTTCTAAAATTGATAAGTATGGAGATACCAATAAATGCACTCAGAAGTATCTCAGCAAATGTCAGTACTCCACCTAGATAGGAGGAAATTTCTACAGATATGACTACTTCTA encodes the following:
- a CDS encoding DsbA family protein — encoded protein: MSLMLKLLAITLLLSSFANATTTSKKVEDYLSDEFGDNPNLKSVKVAVDEVKALENLKGWNAYIVDVEAVIKKDPKNLIKQKMIWFSNGDIITKELTSMNSGENLADLVKPNFKPAYYSKENLIYGNVDAEHRVAIFSDPLCPFCRSFVPKAIEEMKKRPEKFAIYYYHFPLPRLHPAAVPIVRAAVAAEHKGFKDVVLKMYNIKIDSNEKDIKKVLAAFNKAVGSNIKPEDLLPKEIEEQVKFDLDVANSVMVAGTPTVYFDDKVDKTKKKYQTVK
- a CDS encoding cache domain-containing protein gives rise to the protein MLLRNILILITFILLSIVIVFFAQKSITSAYDNAISKFSSNLLNDLQIEERYAQDIGFVVLTTISENPKIINSLKKHDRSIAIKELNKIVAEYKAKTNIKNLKIHIHTADMKSFIRHWKLNKYGDDLSGFRKTVVKVHDTKESVFAFEIGRIGLTLRTLLPIEDDGVYLGSIEFIQQFNQVPAQFEKHGNQYLLLMDKSYLNIAKYLTTSPDMENYKVSSKYFNKDFLEESRKIDFNILRSNKFYFSNMYMFVYKDIIDVNNNIVGMHLLAIPSKKVNELIENDKNTIMLSSLFGFVIMLLILLLMYFMNKK
- a CDS encoding FxsA family protein, with product MIYFLVYFFLEVVISVEISSYLGGVLTFAEILLSAFIGISILINFRKTLVENMTAVSYNCIDLEQFQRLNLFTLFGAILLIVPGFLTDILGLLMQLSTFTSLIVNRYNVKSGKCNSSYKEQYNIKKDSDVIDVEIISDNPSIK
- the hemC gene encoding hydroxymethylbilane synthase, with protein sequence MTKLTIATRTSQLALWQAYHIKDRIETSYPEVSVELNKIVSNGDKVLDKPLALIGGKGHFTKELEDEMLAGNADIAVHSLKDVPTYIPEGLELVAVTKRQDQSDVFLSHKYASLDELPQDAVVGTTSLRRRMQLLKKRPDLKVKDLRGNVNTRLRKLSEGQYDAIILAWIGLNRLDLLKDIPYTDKLSLDMMIPPMGQAALGIEIVTGNEKIREIANSLKDENTFICTQIERDFISKIGAGCSAPVACNAVIDGNNIVFRTMLGFPNGTNIMQEKVIRAIDESQDLGNELAKKMIDNGALELLINAEKTAFKEEMPQRL